Proteins encoded together in one Pantoea sp. At-9b window:
- a CDS encoding LacI family DNA-binding transcriptional regulator, which yields MSIQEIARLAGVSVATVSRVLNNSDTVKEKNRVKVLEAIKESNYQPNLLARQLRTSRSSMVLVLVSDISNPFCAELVKGIEEQAEQNGYRILLCNSGSDINRSRSSLQLLSGKIVDGVITMDAITTLPELTELIGSTPWVQCAEYADAGNVSSVGISDIDASRQLIGHLIKKGRQRIALLNHDLSYKYAQLRQQGYQQELAAHQRDWQAIAYASELSFHAGKQAMADLLARATRPDAVFAVSDTLAAGAMSAIEQAGLRVPQDIAVAGFDGTELAEMVSPPLTTIVQPSRDIGRKAFTLLLEKIEHPDSPPERVIMDWHLEVRAST from the coding sequence ATGTCTATCCAAGAAATCGCCAGGCTGGCGGGCGTTTCCGTGGCCACGGTTTCGCGTGTGCTGAACAACAGCGACACCGTAAAGGAAAAAAATCGGGTAAAAGTGCTGGAGGCAATCAAAGAGAGCAACTATCAACCCAACCTGCTGGCACGTCAGTTGCGGACTTCGCGCAGTTCAATGGTGCTGGTGCTGGTTTCTGATATATCCAATCCCTTCTGTGCGGAGCTGGTTAAAGGTATTGAGGAGCAGGCTGAACAAAACGGCTACCGAATTTTGCTGTGTAACTCGGGTTCCGATATCAATCGCTCGCGGTCCAGCCTGCAACTGCTGTCCGGCAAAATTGTCGATGGGGTGATCACCATGGATGCCATCACTACCTTGCCCGAGTTAACCGAGTTGATTGGCTCCACGCCTTGGGTGCAGTGTGCCGAATATGCCGACGCCGGGAATGTTTCCAGTGTTGGCATCAGCGACATTGATGCCTCGCGGCAGTTGATAGGTCATCTGATCAAGAAAGGCCGTCAGCGTATTGCCTTGCTGAACCACGATCTCAGTTATAAGTATGCGCAGCTACGCCAGCAAGGTTATCAGCAGGAGCTGGCAGCCCATCAGCGCGACTGGCAGGCGATCGCTTACGCCAGTGAATTGAGTTTCCATGCGGGTAAACAGGCGATGGCCGATCTGTTAGCGCGCGCAACGCGACCGGATGCGGTGTTTGCCGTCTCTGATACATTGGCTGCGGGGGCGATGTCGGCGATTGAGCAGGCGGGCCTGCGGGTGCCACAGGATATTGCCGTGGCGGGCTTTGATGGCACAGAACTGGCAGAAATGGTTTCGCCGCCATTGACCACCATTGTGCAGCCGTCACGTGATATTGGCCGTAAAGCCTTCACTCTGCTGCTGGAGAAGATCGAACATCCGGATTCTCCGCCGGAGAGGGTGATAATGGACTGGCACCTTGAAGTGCGTGCCAGTACCTGA